A window of the Candidatus Nitrosotalea okcheonensis genome harbors these coding sequences:
- a CDS encoding S1C family serine protease — MFATKPRQVIEISMIAVLAIVVVTQISTNNVYSTNFSTTISVPVTQENLTTIFKNTEKSVVQITSTVSTVDSSIIVNGYPLQGQSTRLGSGFIYDTNGDIITNNHVVDGSKTVNVTFVEGNTYTAKVIGTDPYNDIAVIHIIDNFTGENLAPLVLANSSQLEVGQGVAAIGNPYGLSDTMTHGIISQMGRLLNEQSAGGFSIPDVIQTDAAINPGNSGGPLLDMRGEVIGMNTAIRTISGAFSGIGFAIPSNDISRIVPYLIKDGSYKHPWLGITGTSVNPEFAKLHGLPRNYHGVVVEQIVKDSPAQKAGLVGANVDQNNNVTNKSDIIIAVDGHPVKTIYDIISYMDEHKSVGDKIVLTVNRDGKTIDLNTVLLGRPNRNS; from the coding sequence GTGTTTGCCACGAAACCAAGACAAGTCATTGAAATCTCCATGATTGCAGTACTGGCTATTGTAGTTGTAACCCAAATATCAACAAATAACGTATACTCAACTAATTTTTCTACAACTATTTCTGTTCCAGTTACACAAGAAAACCTTACTACAATATTCAAAAATACCGAAAAGTCTGTTGTGCAAATCACAAGTACCGTGTCAACTGTTGATTCCAGCATAATCGTGAATGGCTATCCACTTCAGGGCCAATCCACGCGGCTTGGTTCTGGTTTTATTTATGACACCAATGGAGATATCATTACAAATAACCATGTGGTTGACGGTTCCAAGACAGTCAACGTAACCTTTGTTGAGGGCAACACATACACAGCCAAAGTCATAGGGACGGATCCATACAATGACATTGCAGTAATACATATCATTGACAACTTTACAGGCGAAAATCTTGCGCCACTGGTTCTTGCAAACTCGTCACAGCTTGAGGTTGGACAAGGAGTAGCAGCAATAGGGAATCCATATGGACTAAGCGATACAATGACTCATGGTATCATAAGTCAGATGGGCAGGCTTCTCAATGAACAAAGTGCTGGTGGATTCTCAATACCTGATGTGATCCAGACAGACGCTGCAATAAATCCGGGAAACTCTGGAGGACCGTTACTAGACATGAGAGGTGAGGTCATAGGAATGAACACTGCTATTAGGACAATTTCAGGGGCATTTTCCGGCATTGGGTTTGCAATCCCATCAAACGACATATCGCGTATAGTTCCCTATCTGATAAAGGATGGTTCATACAAGCACCCATGGCTTGGAATTACTGGAACGAGTGTAAATCCAGAATTTGCAAAGCTTCACGGCCTGCCGCGAAACTATCACGGGGTCGTAGTTGAACAAATTGTCAAAGACAGCCCAGCACAAAAGGCTGGACTTGTGGGAGCCAACGTTGATCAAAACAACAACGTTACCAACAAGTCAGACATTATTATTGCAGTTGACGGACATCCAGTGAAGACAATTTATGACATAATATCGTACATGGATGAACACAAGTCAGTTGGAGATAAAATAGTACTGACTGTTAACAGAGACGGCAAGACAATTGACTTGAATACAGTCCTACTGGGCAGACCAAATCGGAATTCATAA
- a CDS encoding thioredoxin domain-containing protein, whose protein sequence is MKIALSIIMFSVLVAGTSYAFAQTMQGSMPAIDSMKNSSMNGNMSNWGNKTMMNEGAMMASGNIDLSKASPVLGSPNAPVTIIEFGDYQCPKCDAWFKNEEPTIKANYIDTNKTKLYFVDFPYLGADSPVAAQAAHCAGDQNKYWEYHDYLYSNQGAIQSGWANSNNLKSYAITLGLDASKFNSCLDSGKYADSVAYNKDIGSSKGIQGTPAFFIVGSSGSMQEIMGPQPAAIFSSTIDQISTQPVPEFGSIASLILVVALVSIITVSAKTRLRFIPRS, encoded by the coding sequence ATGAAAATTGCTTTATCGATTATAATGTTTTCAGTTTTAGTTGCAGGTACTTCATACGCTTTTGCTCAAACTATGCAAGGTTCAATGCCTGCAATTGATAGCATGAAAAATAGTTCCATGAATGGAAACATGTCTAATTGGGGAAATAAAACTATGATGAATGAAGGTGCCATGATGGCAAGTGGAAACATTGACCTTTCAAAAGCATCCCCAGTTCTAGGTTCTCCAAATGCCCCTGTTACAATTATAGAGTTTGGTGATTACCAGTGTCCAAAATGTGATGCTTGGTTTAAGAACGAAGAGCCTACGATAAAGGCAAATTATATCGATACAAACAAGACAAAATTGTATTTTGTTGACTTTCCATATTTAGGGGCAGATTCACCTGTAGCAGCACAGGCTGCACATTGTGCAGGAGATCAGAACAAGTACTGGGAGTATCATGATTATCTATATTCCAATCAGGGAGCAATACAGAGCGGATGGGCCAATTCAAATAATCTCAAATCATACGCTATAACCCTAGGTCTTGATGCAAGCAAATTCAACTCTTGCCTTGATTCTGGCAAGTATGCAGATAGCGTAGCATACAACAAAGACATTGGTTCATCAAAAGGGATACAGGGAACACCTGCATTTTTCATAGTTGGCTCATCTGGTTCCATGCAAGAGATAATGGGACCACAGCCAGCAGCTATATTTTCTTCAACAATTGATCAAATCAGTACTCAACCAGTACCAGAATTTGGTTCCATTGCATCTTTGATACTTGTTGTTGCGTTAGTATCAATAATTACAGTATCTGCAAAGACCAGGCTGCGATTCATTCCAAGATCATAA
- a CDS encoding winged helix-turn-helix transcriptional regulator yields MRDDYNEDDSENRRRIYEYIQKNPGAHLRMITRELGLAMGATQHHLEVLEKSGKIRSTKSGMYRHYYTVEILEIHHKILAFLRQETSRDILVFLLEHPDSTQKDIIDFKGFSPPTISWHMSRLVESGIVKSIRDGRTVRYELAIDLQNMASLLKEYHPSIWDRLLDRFVDLFLQLSSDEKEKGDK; encoded by the coding sequence TTGCGAGATGATTACAATGAAGACGATTCGGAAAATAGAAGACGAATATATGAGTACATTCAAAAAAATCCAGGAGCTCATCTTAGAATGATTACAAGAGAATTAGGGTTAGCCATGGGTGCAACTCAGCACCATCTAGAAGTCTTGGAAAAATCAGGCAAAATAAGGTCCACCAAGTCTGGCATGTACAGGCATTATTATACAGTCGAGATACTTGAGATACATCATAAGATACTTGCATTTTTGAGGCAAGAGACATCACGAGACATACTGGTATTTCTTTTGGAGCACCCAGATTCTACACAAAAAGATATCATAGACTTCAAGGGATTCTCCCCTCCAACCATAAGCTGGCACATGTCAAGACTGGTTGAATCAGGCATTGTCAAATCCATAAGAGATGGTAGGACAGTCCGATACGAGTTGGCAATAGACCTGCAAAACATGGCATCACTTTTAAAAGAATACCACCCAAGCATCTGGGACAGACTATTGGATAGATTTGTAGACCTCTTCTTACAACTCTCGTCAGATGAAAAGGAAAAGGGGGATAAATAA
- a CDS encoding winged helix-turn-helix transcriptional regulator — protein sequence MRNEKDDDSENRLRIYDYIKKNPGAHLRMIARQLEMGMGATQHHLDILEKSGKIKSRRINIYRHYYAVEVLEAEHNILAFLRQETAMDILTYLMDHPKSSQSDIINFKGFSAPTISWHMSRLEEAGLVSSLKDGRTVRYAIVDMQSISAALKTYHPNVWDKMLSRFADLFLQMASKNDGKGT from the coding sequence TTGCGAAATGAAAAAGATGACGATTCTGAAAATAGATTACGGATATATGATTACATTAAAAAAAATCCAGGGGCACATCTTAGAATGATCGCAAGGCAATTAGAGATGGGTATGGGTGCAACTCAGCATCACTTGGATATTTTGGAAAAGTCTGGAAAAATAAAATCAAGGAGAATTAACATCTATAGACATTATTATGCAGTTGAAGTATTAGAGGCAGAACATAACATACTTGCCTTTCTGAGACAAGAAACAGCCATGGACATTCTCACATATTTGATGGATCACCCAAAGTCTTCTCAGAGTGACATAATCAATTTCAAAGGGTTTTCAGCACCCACAATAAGCTGGCACATGTCACGACTTGAGGAGGCTGGATTGGTTAGTTCTCTAAAAGATGGTAGAACAGTAAGATATGCCATAGTGGACATGCAAAGTATATCTGCTGCCCTTAAGACGTATCATCCCAATGTATGGGACAAGATGTTGAGCAGGTTTGCGGATCTCTTCTTGCAGATGGCTTCCAAGAATGATGGGAAGGGTACATGA
- a CDS encoding ABC transporter ATP-binding protein, with product MMELHNPSILTSNLSKVYGTFKAVDSLTMDVEAGDIFGFLGPNGSGKTTTIRMLCGLILPNSGKAEIAGFDIIKDSVEIRKIIGLFPESSGFYNWMGAEEYLNYFAALYKIEAQIAKKRTKELLEKVGLASKSHVPIGYYSRGMRQRLGLARTLINDPQIIFLDEPTLGLDPKGQKDIQKILFDLNHDKGITIFLSSHALNEVSALCKNVAILNRGRLVAQGTIDELRKRVEGSKGLLITILNSSDALEALSHMPFQAEVKADGKLVHVTIHETFDSVNELVDSFEKNGLEIHEIIRREMNLEEIFIKLTADTTNSLEKGVLKQHA from the coding sequence ATGATGGAACTCCATAATCCAAGTATTTTAACATCGAACCTCTCAAAGGTTTACGGGACATTCAAAGCAGTTGACTCTCTAACTATGGATGTTGAAGCAGGTGACATCTTTGGATTTCTAGGTCCTAACGGATCTGGTAAGACTACAACAATTAGGATGTTATGTGGACTAATTTTGCCAAATTCCGGAAAAGCAGAAATTGCAGGATTTGATATTATCAAGGACAGTGTAGAGATACGGAAGATAATTGGGCTTTTTCCTGAGAGTTCCGGCTTTTATAACTGGATGGGTGCAGAAGAATATCTAAACTATTTTGCAGCATTATACAAAATTGAAGCACAAATTGCAAAGAAGCGAACAAAAGAGCTTTTAGAAAAAGTAGGACTTGCATCAAAATCGCATGTGCCTATTGGATATTATTCAAGAGGAATGAGGCAGAGGTTGGGGCTTGCAAGGACTCTGATAAATGATCCACAAATCATATTCTTGGACGAGCCTACGCTTGGACTTGATCCAAAAGGACAGAAGGACATACAAAAAATATTATTTGATCTTAACCATGATAAAGGAATCACAATATTTCTGTCATCTCATGCACTAAATGAGGTTTCAGCTCTTTGCAAAAACGTAGCAATACTAAACCGTGGAAGACTGGTTGCCCAAGGTACAATAGATGAGCTAAGAAAACGTGTGGAAGGCTCTAAGGGATTGCTGATTACTATATTGAATTCTAGTGATGCACTAGAGGCTTTATCGCACATGCCATTTCAAGCTGAAGTAAAAGCAGATGGCAAATTAGTACACGTGACTATCCATGAGACCTTTGATTCTGTAAACGAGCTTGTTGATAGTTTTGAAAAAAACGGACTTGAAATACATGAGATCATCAGAAGGGAGATGAATCTTGAAGAAATATTCATAAAATTAACAGCGGATACCACGAACTCGTTAGAGAAAGGAGTGCTAAAGCAACATGCTTGA
- a CDS encoding winged helix-turn-helix domain-containing protein encodes MSKQPYRTEMGIISDILRVTLDCDRHGAIISSISRKANLSHYSAIEKCQKLVGFGLLESVNNERNRIFIITEKGMKFFQEMQKFIAIAQAVKIRY; translated from the coding sequence ATGTCAAAACAACCCTACAGAACAGAAATGGGAATAATCTCCGACATTTTACGTGTAACATTAGATTGTGATAGACACGGTGCAATAATATCATCCATATCTAGAAAAGCAAATTTGTCACACTATTCGGCAATTGAGAAATGCCAAAAACTGGTAGGTTTTGGATTGCTAGAATCTGTAAACAATGAAAGAAATCGTATTTTTATTATTACCGAGAAAGGAATGAAATTTTTTCAAGAAATGCAAAAGTTCATAGCAATTGCACAGGCGGTAAAAATAAGATATTAA
- a CDS encoding winged helix-turn-helix domain-containing protein — translation MTITQQRRPFQVSKYRSKMAIIADILEVLIDYGSDGALISAISRRANLSHYAVLDECQRLGDAGMVISMKNKKNHIFRINEKGIQFFFELQRFLAIVQTMNLRY, via the coding sequence TTGACTATAACACAGCAAAGGAGACCCTTTCAAGTTAGCAAATACAGAAGCAAGATGGCCATAATTGCTGACATTTTGGAGGTTCTCATAGATTATGGATCAGACGGAGCACTAATATCTGCTATATCGCGAAGGGCAAATCTCTCACACTATGCAGTACTTGATGAGTGTCAGAGGCTAGGGGATGCAGGCATGGTAATATCTATGAAAAACAAGAAAAACCACATCTTTAGGATAAACGAGAAAGGCATACAATTCTTTTTTGAACTCCAGCGGTTTCTAGCTATAGTGCAGACAATGAACCTGAGGTACTAA
- a CDS encoding TATA-box-binding protein: MPQTKPIVDIVNVVASASIDQRIDLVEITKAFPESEYNPAQFPGLVFRLKTPRTAILIFSSGKFVCTGSKSEKDAIAAINTVIQKLRKTKIKIKNDAVITIQNIVASVNLGGGVHLALAARSLPRSMYEPEQFPGVIHRMIDPKTVTLIFVSGKLVCVGARTESEVYRAVYNLHTMLEEKQLMHYQT; this comes from the coding sequence ATGCCGCAAACAAAACCTATTGTTGATATAGTAAATGTCGTTGCTTCTGCATCAATTGATCAAAGAATTGATCTTGTAGAAATCACCAAAGCATTTCCGGAATCTGAATACAATCCAGCTCAATTTCCAGGATTAGTTTTTAGATTAAAAACTCCTAGAACTGCTATTCTTATCTTTAGTTCTGGCAAATTTGTTTGTACTGGATCAAAATCCGAAAAGGATGCAATAGCTGCAATAAATACTGTAATACAAAAACTTCGAAAGACAAAAATAAAAATAAAAAATGATGCTGTCATAACAATCCAAAATATTGTTGCGTCTGTCAATCTTGGCGGTGGAGTTCACTTGGCGCTTGCTGCTAGAAGTCTTCCAAGAAGTATGTATGAACCTGAACAATTCCCAGGTGTTATACATAGGATGATAGATCCTAAAACAGTGACACTGATCTTTGTTTCAGGTAAGCTTGTATGCGTTGGGGCAAGAACCGAATCCGAGGTATATCGGGCAGTCTATAATTTACACACAATGCTCGAGGAAAAACAACTCATGCATTATCAAACCTAG
- a CDS encoding ABC transporter permease: MLEFFRHEVYGNFYSWRGAAWLVAASLIFSLVAYLLMTDKELSLLQQGEMIYILGEVIVALGIVMSAASASSTISGEMEAGTMESILLTPITHRQIALQKLFSILSIWTIFYIISIPYLVVVSLGTNLTLAAVLYVGLFGTILVAAISSLSIAISAKLKSSKGSIMTALMIILILLAPTMFFSSLFRKTSFGIMLDQINPVSHAINSLDSVLVDNQQTLAEQFNHIWPVIIFLIICISLFMIYTKRLEVQGTQ, from the coding sequence ATGCTTGAGTTTTTTAGACATGAGGTTTACGGAAACTTTTACTCTTGGCGTGGTGCCGCATGGCTTGTTGCAGCATCACTGATCTTCAGCCTAGTTGCATATCTGCTTATGACTGACAAGGAACTGAGTCTACTACAGCAGGGAGAGATGATCTACATCTTAGGTGAGGTCATAGTTGCCTTGGGAATAGTAATGTCTGCTGCAAGTGCATCTTCTACCATATCTGGAGAAATGGAAGCTGGTACAATGGAAAGCATACTTCTCACACCAATTACACACAGACAAATAGCCTTGCAAAAATTATTCTCTATACTTTCCATCTGGACTATATTTTATATCATTTCTATCCCGTATCTTGTGGTAGTTTCTCTTGGTACAAATCTTACACTTGCAGCAGTTCTCTATGTGGGTCTATTTGGAACCATCTTGGTTGCAGCAATTTCGTCACTTTCGATTGCAATCTCTGCCAAGTTGAAATCTTCTAAGGGCAGCATAATGACGGCTTTAATGATCATTCTAATATTACTAGCCCCTACCATGTTCTTTTCAAGTCTCTTCAGAAAGACTAGTTTTGGTATTATGCTAGATCAAATCAATCCAGTATCACATGCTATCAATTCTCTTGATAGTGTTCTAGTAGATAATCAGCAGACACTAGCTGAACAATTCAATCACATATGGCCTGTGATCATCTTTTTGATAATCTGCATATCGTTGTTTATGATATACACAAAAAGATTAGAGGTGCAAGGTACACAATGA
- a CDS encoding COG4705 family protein has translation MKDKDHQSGVQVMLNKVPEITLFFWIIKILCTTVGETGADFLNMGLNFGLDNVTAIMGALLAVVLIFQFRFKKYIPGIYWLAVVLISIVGTLITDNLTDKLGIPLMYTTITFTILLSIVFAVWYKKEKTLSIHTIVTTRRESFYWLAILFTFALGTAAGDLLAESIHLGYLLSAVIFGTLIAAVAISHFVFKVNAILAFWIAYILTRPLGASIGDYLSQDVSNGGLGLGTVITSVIFLATILATVIYLAITKKDVIRKSNFGDQVS, from the coding sequence ATGAAAGATAAAGATCATCAGTCAGGGGTCCAAGTAATGCTAAACAAGGTACCCGAAATCACGTTGTTCTTTTGGATAATCAAGATTTTATGCACTACAGTTGGTGAAACAGGTGCAGATTTTTTAAATATGGGGTTGAATTTTGGACTTGATAATGTAACGGCAATCATGGGGGCATTGCTTGCTGTAGTACTGATCTTCCAGTTCAGATTCAAAAAATATATTCCCGGAATCTACTGGCTAGCAGTTGTTCTAATAAGCATAGTAGGAACTCTCATCACAGATAATTTGACTGACAAACTTGGAATACCTTTGATGTATACTACAATAACCTTCACCATCTTGCTTTCAATAGTCTTTGCTGTTTGGTACAAGAAGGAAAAAACATTGTCAATACATACAATCGTCACTACTCGAAGAGAGTCGTTTTATTGGCTAGCCATTCTGTTTACATTTGCACTTGGAACCGCTGCAGGAGACCTATTAGCAGAGTCCATACACCTTGGTTATCTGCTTTCTGCAGTCATTTTTGGTACACTAATTGCAGCTGTTGCAATAAGTCATTTTGTTTTCAAGGTAAATGCTATTTTGGCATTTTGGATAGCATACATTCTAACTCGTCCTCTTGGAGCTTCGATAGGCGACTATCTCTCACAAGATGTGAGTAACGGCGGCTTGGGACTAGGAACCGTAATAACAAGCGTGATTTTCCTTGCCACCATACTGGCTACAGTCATATATCTGGCGATAACAAAAAAAGACGTCATTAGAAAGAGCAATTTCGGAGACCAAGTGTCATGA
- a CDS encoding NHL repeat-containing protein, with translation MISQQKNVLRGGKKFTFAIRTNRNNYWIVIFQASILALFFLQFHYSYAFVTNQNSSFVVGQPSFTTMINTPINSSSLNGPIGITFDSGGNLWVADSSNNRILNYSSSSFGFNRPNATTVLGQSSFTAGGFGTTSTTLRAASALAFDSSGNLWVADEDNSRILEYSPPFTTGQAASLVLGQSSFTTGGTGTNTTTLNTPDALAFDSHGNLWVSDQGNNRILEYSPPFTTGQAASLVLGHSTFTQTSSGTNATALNNPFSLVFDSSGNLWVTDQNNNRILRYSTPFTNNMAASLVLGQSSFTTNTVGTSNNTLNNPSNIAFDSSGNLWVADGSNNRVLEYKSSFSNGMAASLVFGQANFTSNGINNGFANPSASSLNDVNGLLFDKSGNLWVSDSGNNRIIRFVQTGQNQALVDNSIATVTVNPTTPQLMIANSNTNLSTIKIPSTVTNTTINYSNILVKKSDGNSVTLNNALTVKANSTNGNVQILLPKNIVINGSSSWKGTINTATISSVSLPQGTLPAAKIEVGFGSAKLTLSKAVELDFSGNAGKRIGFTHGGPFTEITQVCSTDDATGIPSGLTDCKIDVGSDLHVWTLHFTTFVVFTVQSAVGGSTPGFAPSFTTGFAQNEYPLTINANNYKLPNYTNTGIFSTIQVGEPFVIKVLLYGDNGLQSVKHVSLVTNMRGNYASIAGADTAIFWDATQPLQIVDPHHFFGPVTVNTTVVDNKILLTFHGTFAKPMPVSNIGIRTWGYDLYSRDVYVINAWQATSSPPIQQLNTTPPSQKQLLVNDSTVGATLNLQSTNPQLLSTSNKLDLMESIKEWGGYSNKSISDSEMLHMFGLSGDHVPQWVMKNIKWIIDGTINIQDFGDALHYLSDNKIIK, from the coding sequence GTGATATCCCAGCAAAAAAATGTGCTTAGGGGAGGGAAGAAGTTTACTTTTGCCATCAGAACAAACCGTAACAACTATTGGATTGTCATATTTCAAGCCTCTATTCTGGCTCTATTCTTTTTACAGTTTCACTATTCTTATGCATTTGTGACCAATCAAAACTCATCGTTTGTGGTAGGTCAGCCCTCATTTACCACCATGATAAATACACCAATAAATTCAAGTTCGCTTAATGGCCCAATCGGCATTACGTTTGATTCTGGAGGAAATCTTTGGGTTGCCGATAGTAGTAACAACAGAATTCTTAATTACTCCTCATCAAGTTTTGGCTTTAACCGCCCAAATGCCACAACTGTACTGGGACAGTCGTCCTTTACAGCAGGTGGATTTGGTACGACTTCGACCACATTACGTGCTGCATCTGCACTTGCATTTGACTCCTCAGGAAACCTGTGGGTGGCAGATGAAGATAACAGTCGCATACTGGAATATTCACCTCCATTTACAACAGGCCAGGCAGCATCTCTTGTACTTGGACAATCATCTTTTACAACTGGTGGTACTGGTACAAACACAACAACACTTAACACACCTGATGCTCTTGCATTTGATTCGCATGGAAATCTGTGGGTCTCAGACCAAGGCAACAATCGCATACTAGAATATTCACCTCCATTTACAACAGGCCAGGCAGCATCTCTTGTACTTGGTCATTCAACATTTACTCAAACATCCTCTGGAACTAATGCAACTGCACTGAACAACCCCTTTAGCTTGGTATTTGACTCGTCTGGAAATCTCTGGGTCACAGATCAAAATAACAATCGCATACTACGATATTCCACACCATTTACTAATAATATGGCTGCAAGCCTAGTCTTGGGACAATCATCTTTTACTACAAATACTGTCGGTACGTCCAATAATACGCTCAATAACCCCAGCAACATTGCATTTGACTCGTCTGGAAACCTCTGGGTTGCAGACGGCAGCAATAATCGTGTACTGGAATACAAGTCATCGTTTTCAAACGGAATGGCAGCATCACTTGTGTTTGGCCAGGCAAATTTTACATCAAATGGAATAAACAACGGGTTTGCCAATCCTTCAGCAAGCTCTCTTAACGATGTAAACGGACTTTTATTTGACAAGTCAGGTAATCTCTGGGTGTCAGACTCGGGCAACAACAGAATAATACGATTTGTCCAAACAGGCCAGAATCAAGCCCTGGTTGATAATTCTATTGCCACGGTAACAGTCAATCCAACCACGCCACAATTGATGATAGCTAATTCCAACACTAATCTGTCAACTATAAAAATCCCTTCAACAGTTACCAACACTACAATAAACTACTCCAACATCCTAGTCAAGAAATCTGATGGTAATTCAGTTACTCTCAATAACGCATTAACTGTCAAGGCCAACAGTACAAATGGAAATGTTCAGATCCTCTTGCCAAAAAATATTGTAATAAATGGTTCAAGCTCATGGAAAGGTACTATCAATACTGCAACTATCAGTTCGGTGTCTTTGCCTCAAGGAACCTTACCTGCTGCAAAAATAGAGGTAGGTTTTGGCTCGGCAAAATTGACACTCAGTAAGGCAGTAGAATTGGACTTTTCAGGAAATGCAGGAAAGAGAATTGGTTTTACACATGGTGGACCATTCACGGAAATTACACAAGTTTGTAGTACGGATGACGCAACAGGGATACCATCAGGTTTAACCGACTGCAAAATTGATGTAGGCTCAGATCTGCATGTCTGGACTTTACACTTTACCACTTTTGTAGTATTTACTGTTCAATCAGCAGTAGGGGGAAGTACTCCTGGCTTTGCGCCATCGTTTACTACTGGATTTGCACAAAATGAATATCCTCTTACAATAAATGCAAATAACTACAAACTTCCAAACTATACTAATACAGGGATATTCAGCACGATTCAGGTAGGGGAACCATTTGTCATCAAAGTATTACTATATGGTGACAATGGACTACAATCTGTAAAACATGTCTCTCTTGTTACAAATATGCGTGGAAACTATGCATCAATTGCAGGTGCTGATACAGCAATATTTTGGGATGCGACACAACCATTGCAGATAGTAGACCCTCACCATTTTTTTGGACCAGTCACGGTAAATACTACCGTTGTTGACAATAAGATACTCCTTACATTCCATGGTACTTTTGCAAAACCAATGCCTGTATCAAATATTGGAATCAGGACATGGGGTTATGACCTCTATTCGCGTGATGTTTATGTAATCAATGCATGGCAAGCAACTTCGAGTCCGCCAATACAACAGCTAAACACTACGCCACCATCGCAAAAACAACTTCTAGTTAATGATTCCACCGTAGGCGCTACATTGAATCTACAGTCTACAAACCCGCAACTATTGTCAACATCAAATAAACTAGACTTGATGGAATCGATCAAAGAATGGGGCGGATACTCTAATAAATCAATCTCAGATTCTGAGATGCTTCATATGTTTGGATTGAGTGGAGATCATGTGCCACAATGGGTGATGAAAAATATCAAGTGGATAATTGATGGAACAATAAACATACAAGACTTTGGAGATGCACTACATTATCTAAGTGACAACAAGATAATAAAATAA
- a CDS encoding COG1361 family protein produces MRLSIKITVTSLLSLLLFSILMPIHSPDQSVFGELPTGSNPIKMEITSSSNIHAIAGQIITVNGTITNLGSSPVGGIAYISIIDVKGKIPIDLEDWSAHKGIAIDSLAPGQSIPMEWHVRLVKDGSYTVVILFSSNDGSTPPTSSVKTFLEVSPKHSLNPGNVLPVVFGVPALLMTILGAINYGRGRKMGVYR; encoded by the coding sequence ATGAGATTATCAATCAAAATAACTGTTACAAGTTTACTTTCTCTTTTGCTATTCTCCATTTTAATGCCCATCCACTCCCCAGATCAATCTGTATTTGGAGAATTGCCTACTGGCTCTAACCCAATAAAAATGGAGATTACATCTTCTAGTAATATTCATGCAATTGCAGGACAGATCATCACAGTTAACGGAACAATAACAAATCTTGGTTCAAGTCCTGTTGGAGGAATTGCATATATCTCAATTATTGATGTCAAGGGCAAAATTCCTATAGATTTAGAAGACTGGAGTGCACACAAGGGCATTGCAATAGATTCCCTAGCCCCTGGTCAATCAATTCCAATGGAATGGCACGTAAGGCTTGTCAAGGATGGCTCTTATACCGTTGTCATACTTTTTAGCTCAAATGATGGTTCTACGCCACCAACATCTAGTGTAAAAACATTCCTTGAAGTATCTCCAAAGCACAGTCTAAATCCAGGCAATGTCCTTCCAGTGGTTTTTGGAGTTCCCGCTTTGCTAATGACAATACTTGGAGCAATCAATTATGGCAGAGGAAGAAAGATGGGAGTTTACAGATGA
- a CDS encoding universal stress protein — MIKNILVPVDGSKYSVKAFNFALDIAKKYGAKISVLACLEKENISAWCINKNAHIQIIKDAEKFAMDFISELEKTAKDVNVPLSVHVIETKSISKQIINFATSKKIDLIVMGSHGRTGFNQFVLGSVSNAVCHSAKCPVLIIK, encoded by the coding sequence ATGATAAAAAATATTCTAGTACCTGTTGATGGATCAAAATATTCGGTCAAAGCATTTAATTTTGCACTTGATATAGCAAAAAAGTATGGCGCCAAAATCAGTGTTCTGGCTTGCTTGGAAAAAGAAAATATTAGCGCATGGTGTATTAATAAAAACGCACACATACAGATAATCAAAGACGCAGAGAAATTTGCAATGGATTTTATCTCAGAACTAGAAAAGACGGCAAAAGATGTAAATGTTCCACTTTCTGTTCATGTTATTGAAACAAAATCCATCTCCAAGCAAATTATCAACTTTGCCACCTCAAAAAAGATTGATCTGATTGTAATGGGTTCACACGGACGGACAGGATTTAACCAATTTGTGTTAGGCAGCGTGAGTAATGCTGTATGCCACTCGGCCAAATGTCCGGTTTTAATAATAAAATGA